The Paenibacillus macerans genome includes a window with the following:
- a CDS encoding DUF3970 family protein — translation MLKIRVEGLPREIDRFLEHFQDYYRVLQRSKPYPNRNSEYVRVYVEIGSISE, via the coding sequence GTGCTGAAAATACGGGTTGAGGGTTTACCCAGGGAAATCGATCGGTTCTTGGAGCATTTTCAGGATTATTACAGAGTTTTGCAACGTTCGAAGCCTTACCCAAACAGAAACAGTGAATACGTTCGTGTTTATGTTGAAATTGGCAGTATTAGCGAATAA
- a CDS encoding helix-turn-helix transcriptional regulator, whose protein sequence is MNTVAREKKRTLLIISRKSKGLTQSELAERVGISRPYLANIERGEYDPSLKVAQLLSQQLGKPIDDLF, encoded by the coding sequence ATGAACACAGTTGCAAGAGAAAAGAAACGTACATTATTGATTATTTCAAGAAAAAGTAAGGGGTTAACCCAATCTGAGCTGGCTGAACGTGTAGGAATCTCTCGACCATACCTAGCGAACATCGAGCGCGGAGAGTACGATCCGTCATTGAAAGTTGCTCAGTTATTATCACAACAGTTGGGCAAACCAATTGATGATTTGTTTTGA
- a CDS encoding helix-turn-helix domain-containing protein, with amino-acid sequence MALFKERLKELRLEKGLTQEQLAQKMDIPAASIRRLEVSESIPRKERLIALSNFFNVSIDYLIGKSDKRDGKTQTEDIEGLLNHPLHGAFFKGYLEAPEQKKAEMRQFLEFILQQEKDRKPGQKQGE; translated from the coding sequence TTGGCTCTTTTTAAGGAACGTCTCAAAGAACTTAGATTAGAAAAAGGACTTACTCAAGAGCAATTAGCTCAAAAAATGGACATACCCGCAGCTTCGATAAGAAGGTTAGAAGTATCCGAGTCAATTCCTCGAAAAGAACGTTTAATTGCGTTGTCTAATTTTTTTAATGTTTCTATAGATTATTTAATTGGTAAATCTGATAAAAGAGATGGGAAAACACAAACTGAGGACATAGAGGGACTGTTAAATCATCCGCTTCATGGAGCATTTTTTAAAGGCTATCTTGAGGCCCCAGAGCAAAAAAAGGCAGAAATGAGACAATTCTTAGAATTTATACTTCAACAGGAAAAAGATCGAAAACCAGGACAAAAACAAGGCGAGTAA
- a CDS encoding ImmA/IrrE family metallo-endopeptidase, producing the protein MFRNYQMTELEKFQADLYARINIQHPWELEILEIADRLNIWIYFTKQGSKALELKEGLYSINIDKNLSPMQQRLDFFHELCHVLRHAGDQSVLPEMFTQVQEREAEQFVYYAALPFKMISELPIPVRLDQAVSFLSSEFRVPAQLAKQRLDQLKRRTFFGNLLVSSAKKNQVPEKREWSKMTHQLLTQLEYQLKH; encoded by the coding sequence ATGTTTAGAAATTATCAGATGACTGAACTTGAGAAATTCCAAGCGGATCTCTATGCTAGAATTAATATTCAGCATCCTTGGGAGTTGGAAATTTTAGAGATTGCGGATCGATTAAACATATGGATCTATTTTACTAAGCAAGGAAGTAAAGCGCTTGAGTTAAAAGAGGGATTGTATTCCATAAACATAGATAAAAATTTATCACCTATGCAGCAACGCCTGGATTTTTTTCATGAACTCTGCCACGTATTACGTCATGCAGGGGATCAGTCCGTATTACCTGAAATGTTTACACAAGTTCAAGAAAGGGAAGCGGAACAATTCGTTTACTATGCTGCATTACCTTTTAAAATGATTAGCGAACTTCCAATTCCTGTACGACTTGATCAAGCTGTTTCTTTCTTGTCTTCCGAGTTCAGAGTCCCTGCACAATTGGCGAAACAACGTCTCGATCAACTAAAACGAAGAACTTTTTTTGGAAATTTACTTGTCTCTTCAGCGAAAAAAAATCAAGTTCCAGAAAAAAGAGAATGGTCAAAAATGACCCATCAATTATTAACCCAATTAGAGTACCAATTAAAACACTGA
- a CDS encoding recombinase family protein has product MVHTVIDPEEKKLYDQYKNEFFSLVAQHKLDMSEEFCIYLRKSRADIEAEARGEGETFIRHLRNLLDLALRQKIYVAEIYKELVSGETIEARPVIQHVISEVEDERWQGVLVMEIERLARGDTIDQGTIAQTFKYSGTKIITPTKTYDPNNEFDEEYFEFGLYMSRREYKTINRRQQRGRVDSAKEGKYTGNINPYGYNRVKLVKTKGYTLEIVPEEARIVRLIYEWYTKGEPDQDGVYHRLGTGLIARKLNNLGIPSAKGGVWTVPTVRDILRNPVYNGKIKFKSRPLIKKKQNGKIIKSRPRAKKEDMILVDGLHPAIIDETTWNLAQEIMSKNPRKPVSLRLKISNPLAGLVVCGVCGRKMIRRPHKGRPATLMCQLPSCGNVSSFLDLVEQRILAGLKEWLKNYKAEWDKNVPVNNDAKNKVMELKIESKINQEKKLAELEQQLENAFDLVEQKVYDVDTFRIRSQQLKSKINDCKEALSKIEQEIALEKERTTARVRVIPQVEHVLDAYYKTDDPEIKNELLKSVLETSIYLKTKKARWNGSLDDFKVTLFPKLPQ; this is encoded by the coding sequence ATGGTACATACTGTAATTGATCCGGAGGAAAAAAAGTTATATGACCAGTATAAAAACGAATTTTTCTCGTTAGTAGCTCAGCATAAACTAGATATGTCTGAGGAGTTTTGCATTTATTTAAGAAAATCTCGAGCTGACATTGAGGCAGAAGCTCGGGGTGAAGGTGAGACTTTTATTCGTCATCTACGTAACTTGCTTGATCTTGCATTACGCCAGAAAATTTATGTTGCGGAAATATACAAGGAACTTGTATCCGGGGAAACGATCGAAGCAAGACCGGTTATTCAGCACGTTATAAGTGAAGTAGAAGATGAAAGATGGCAGGGCGTACTGGTTATGGAAATCGAACGTTTGGCTCGTGGGGACACAATTGATCAAGGGACCATTGCTCAAACGTTCAAGTACTCTGGAACAAAAATCATAACTCCTACGAAGACTTACGACCCTAATAACGAGTTTGATGAGGAGTATTTTGAATTTGGATTATACATGTCAAGAAGAGAATATAAGACAATAAACCGCAGGCAACAGCGAGGTAGAGTGGATTCAGCTAAAGAAGGAAAGTACACTGGGAATATTAACCCCTATGGTTACAATAGAGTTAAGTTAGTAAAAACTAAGGGCTACACCCTTGAAATAGTTCCTGAAGAAGCCCGAATTGTTAGATTAATTTATGAATGGTACACCAAAGGTGAACCTGACCAGGATGGTGTATACCATCGTTTAGGTACTGGTTTAATAGCCCGAAAGTTAAATAACTTAGGTATTCCATCTGCTAAGGGCGGAGTATGGACTGTTCCAACGGTCAGAGACATACTGAGGAATCCTGTTTATAATGGTAAAATAAAGTTCAAATCAAGACCTTTAATTAAAAAGAAACAAAATGGTAAAATTATCAAGAGCCGGCCAAGAGCAAAAAAGGAAGATATGATTCTTGTGGACGGATTACACCCTGCTATTATTGATGAAACTACTTGGAATTTAGCCCAAGAAATTATGTCTAAAAACCCAAGAAAGCCAGTTAGTCTAAGATTAAAAATTTCTAATCCGCTTGCCGGTCTGGTAGTCTGCGGAGTATGTGGGCGTAAAATGATAAGACGACCGCATAAAGGTCGGCCGGCCACACTTATGTGTCAATTACCTAGTTGTGGAAATGTTAGTTCATTTCTTGATCTAGTAGAACAACGAATTTTGGCTGGATTAAAAGAATGGTTAAAAAATTACAAAGCAGAGTGGGATAAGAATGTCCCAGTTAATAATGATGCCAAGAATAAAGTAATGGAGTTGAAAATTGAATCAAAAATAAACCAAGAAAAAAAATTAGCTGAATTGGAGCAGCAACTCGAAAACGCTTTTGATCTTGTTGAACAAAAAGTCTATGACGTTGATACGTTCCGTATAAGATCACAACAGCTGAAGTCAAAAATCAATGATTGCAAAGAAGCACTTTCAAAAATCGAACAAGAGATAGCTTTGGAAAAAGAACGAACAACTGCCAGAGTACGAGTTATTCCCCAGGTTGAACATGTCCTTGATGCGTACTACAAAACAGATGATCCAGAGATTAAAAATGAATTACTAAAAAGTGTTTTAGAAACATCCATTTATTTAAAAACAAAAAAAGCCCGTTGGAACGGGTCGCTGGATGATTTTAAAGTCACTTTATTTCCGAAACTTCCTCAGTGA
- a CDS encoding spore coat protein CotJB has translation MSENANKPFDSQFYELLENLQALDFVLVELNLYLDTHPDDLAAIQQFNQVTRERTQLANHFQQLYGPLQNFGRAYSKFPWEWSQSPWPWQV, from the coding sequence ATGAGTGAGAATGCAAACAAGCCGTTCGATTCGCAGTTTTATGAACTGCTTGAAAATCTACAGGCGCTGGATTTCGTGCTGGTCGAGCTAAACCTGTACCTTGACACGCACCCCGACGACCTGGCCGCCATTCAGCAGTTTAACCAAGTGACCCGGGAACGGACACAGCTTGCCAATCATTTTCAGCAGCTTTACGGACCGCTGCAAAACTTTGGGCGAGCCTATTCGAAATTCCCCTGGGAATGGTCGCAAAGCCCGTGGCCTTGGCAGGTTTAA
- a CDS encoding spore coat associated protein CotJA translates to MKFVPKKEEISLNHPQERVYTPFIGPFDPCPPITHKTYSTPPQLFIHFQPPNLPQFSPMEALRHGTLWPALYSPYESKWGKGR, encoded by the coding sequence ATGAAATTTGTCCCGAAAAAGGAGGAAATTTCTTTGAACCATCCCCAAGAGCGCGTGTATACCCCCTTCATTGGCCCATTTGATCCTTGTCCGCCGATCACCCACAAAACATACAGCACCCCTCCGCAGTTATTTATACATTTTCAACCGCCGAATTTGCCGCAGTTCAGCCCGATGGAGGCTTTGAGACACGGTACGTTGTGGCCCGCTTTGTACAGCCCTTATGAATCCAAATGGGGAAAAGGACGGTGA
- a CDS encoding transposase gives MEINTGTELQPFSSRFNSEQDCMEALIAMKWPNGFVCPRCAHTRCSRLTSRHIPLFECGKCKHQTSPLVGTIFEGAKVPLLKWFEALDLFLLEGGISALRLRQVIRVTYKTAWSMLHKIRHAVGEFDARELLSGDVKVNSDQYGRNPSRCQLSHPYASAVVAGCTVKDSGEPEQVKIRLVPNKRGGEKRANRQDLTVFISGHVDVRTSAVQSFPQAFRLYAPLRKVVREAWESLKGTYGALGLKHLQAYLNEYTVRRRLRLSEAEETMRQKLLQMCVAIPAIPYRRLIARQPNQPLAAAA, from the coding sequence ATGGAGATCAATACGGGAACGGAACTTCAGCCATTCAGCAGCCGTTTTAACAGCGAGCAGGACTGCATGGAAGCGCTAATCGCGATGAAGTGGCCAAACGGCTTCGTCTGCCCGCGCTGCGCTCACACCCGGTGCAGCCGTCTGACCTCCCGGCATATCCCCTTATTTGAGTGCGGAAAATGCAAGCATCAAACATCGCCTTTGGTCGGTACGATTTTTGAAGGAGCCAAGGTGCCCTTGCTCAAGTGGTTCGAGGCTCTGGATTTGTTCCTGCTTGAGGGCGGCATCTCAGCGTTGCGGCTGCGCCAGGTGATCCGGGTCACCTACAAGACCGCCTGGTCGATGCTGCACAAAATACGTCATGCCGTGGGAGAGTTCGATGCCCGGGAGCTGCTCTCTGGAGACGTGAAGGTGAACAGCGATCAGTATGGGCGTAATCCGTCCCGGTGTCAGCTTTCGCATCCGTACGCCTCGGCGGTCGTGGCCGGCTGCACGGTCAAGGATTCGGGCGAGCCGGAGCAGGTCAAAATCCGCCTGGTGCCAAATAAGCGGGGAGGCGAAAAGAGGGCAAACCGTCAAGATCTAACCGTTTTTATTAGCGGGCATGTGGATGTCCGTACATCGGCGGTACAGTCGTTCCCTCAGGCCTTTCGGCTGTATGCGCCCTTGCGGAAAGTGGTGAGAGAGGCGTGGGAATCGCTGAAGGGTACGTATGGAGCCTTGGGACTGAAACATCTGCAGGCGTACCTGAACGAATACACCGTACGCCGCCGGCTGCGCCTGTCCGAAGCGGAAGAAACGATGCGGCAGAAGTTGCTGCAAATGTGTGTGGCGATTCCAGCGATCCCTTACCGCCGGCTGATCGCACGCCAACCGAACCAGCCCCTTGCGGCTGCGGCCTGA
- a CDS encoding hemolysin family protein yields MPDGHTEFEVGKLILNLLIVFILVFLNGFFVAAEFSLVKVRQSRLTQLVKEGNRRANYALKVNKRLDTYLSATQLGITLASLGLGWVGEPAVSELLVEPLMHKMGATDPTLISTVSVAVGFAIITFLHIVMGELAPKSLAIQKSEETSLWLSWPLLMFYRVFLPVIWLLNSAANGALRLIGIEPAGEAEAAHSEEEIRILMNQSAKSGVFDQDEMKLVDNIFDFSDMLAREVMLPRTDMDCLYTNLSWEENMKIVAETKHSRYPVAVEDKDQIIGFVHITDLLLPEADRPLDLAQMVRPILNVPESMEVSHVLRLMQKKHSQLTLVVDEYGGTAGLLTAEEILEEIVGDLHDEFEDERPEVEILAEGVYSVDGRMLIEEVNDLVGSDIEDEEVDSIGGWLFKELEGAPAKGKKIQVDDTLFEVAESGRLRITRVKITKLQILEPDEAELEDE; encoded by the coding sequence TTGCCTGATGGTCATACCGAATTTGAAGTAGGGAAGCTGATTTTAAACCTGCTTATCGTATTTATTCTCGTTTTTCTGAACGGTTTCTTCGTGGCGGCCGAATTTTCGCTTGTCAAAGTACGGCAGTCCCGGCTCACCCAACTGGTTAAAGAAGGAAACCGGCGCGCGAATTATGCGCTGAAGGTAAATAAACGGCTTGACACGTATTTGTCGGCAACGCAGCTGGGCATCACGCTGGCCTCGCTCGGTTTGGGCTGGGTCGGCGAACCCGCCGTGTCGGAACTGCTGGTCGAGCCGCTCATGCATAAAATGGGCGCCACGGATCCGACGCTGATTTCGACGGTTTCCGTGGCCGTCGGCTTTGCGATCATTACTTTTTTGCATATCGTCATGGGCGAGCTTGCCCCCAAATCGCTGGCGATCCAGAAATCGGAGGAGACGTCGCTGTGGCTGTCGTGGCCGCTGCTGATGTTTTACCGGGTGTTCCTGCCGGTCATCTGGCTTTTGAATTCGGCGGCCAACGGGGCGCTGCGCCTGATCGGCATCGAGCCGGCCGGCGAGGCGGAAGCGGCGCACTCTGAAGAGGAGATCCGCATTTTGATGAATCAAAGCGCCAAAAGCGGGGTTTTCGATCAGGACGAAATGAAGCTGGTGGACAATATTTTCGATTTCTCGGACATGCTCGCCCGCGAGGTTATGCTGCCGCGCACGGACATGGACTGCTTGTACACGAACCTGAGCTGGGAAGAAAACATGAAGATCGTGGCCGAAACGAAGCATTCTAGGTATCCGGTTGCGGTTGAGGATAAAGACCAAATCATCGGTTTTGTCCATATTACCGACCTGCTGCTGCCGGAAGCGGACCGCCCGCTGGATTTGGCGCAAATGGTGCGGCCGATTCTGAACGTGCCGGAGTCGATGGAAGTCAGCCATGTGCTGCGCCTGATGCAGAAGAAGCATTCCCAGCTGACGCTGGTGGTGGACGAATACGGAGGCACGGCCGGGCTGCTGACCGCGGAGGAAATTCTAGAAGAGATCGTCGGCGACCTGCATGACGAGTTCGAGGACGAACGACCGGAAGTGGAAATTTTGGCGGAAGGCGTCTATTCGGTAGACGGCCGGATGCTGATCGAGGAAGTCAACGACCTGGTCGGCAGCGACATCGAGGATGAAGAGGTCGACTCCATCGGGGGGTGGCTGTTCAAGGAGCTGGAAGGGGCTCCGGCCAAAGGGAAAAAAATACAGGTCGACGACACCCTGTTTGAAGTGGCCGAATCGGGCCGCCTTCGCATCACCCGGGTGAAAATTACGAAACTGCAAATTTTGGAGCCGGATGAAGCTGAGTTGGAGGATGAATAG
- the yfkAB gene encoding radical SAM/CxCxxxxC motif protein YfkAB, translating to METNNMAGAWSQAISPQNDPWDPIGSLRKYGRHVLTSVELTVTNLCNMRCEHCAVGDSLVLKEPEQLPLPLILKRLDEVEYLQTISITGGEPTFRRQTVEEKIIPLLKYAKARGVRSQINSNLTLNYDRYEPLLPFLDVMHISFNYTSERDFHEVGFARSGHSVPAEAAYKLYDTMIENTRKLSEAGMFISAESMINYRTHEKLPQIHRMIVEMGCRRHEVHPMYAADFAEGLPVLALTEMRKAIHKLLDERDPSVWMLFGTLPFFACSDGEDDLELLRRLRKEPNVTVRNDPDGRNRVNVNMFTGDVYVTDFAAIPAFGNVKEGRLDDIFAKWQTEHPLNQTVNCHCDAAGCCGPNLLVADMYYKNIDFKARQAITL from the coding sequence ATGGAAACGAATAATATGGCGGGAGCTTGGAGTCAGGCGATCAGTCCGCAGAACGACCCGTGGGACCCGATCGGTTCGCTGCGCAAATACGGCCGGCATGTGCTGACCAGCGTGGAATTGACGGTTACGAATTTATGCAATATGCGCTGCGAGCATTGCGCGGTCGGCGACAGCCTGGTGCTGAAGGAGCCCGAACAGCTGCCGCTGCCGCTTATTCTGAAAAGGCTGGATGAAGTGGAGTATTTGCAAACGATCAGCATCACGGGAGGAGAGCCGACGTTCCGGCGGCAGACCGTGGAGGAGAAAATCATCCCACTGCTCAAATACGCCAAGGCGCGCGGAGTGCGCTCCCAGATCAACTCAAACCTGACCTTGAATTATGACCGGTACGAGCCGCTGCTGCCGTTTTTGGACGTGATGCACATTTCCTTCAACTATACGAGCGAGCGCGATTTTCACGAGGTGGGGTTTGCGCGAAGCGGGCATTCCGTTCCGGCGGAAGCGGCGTATAAGCTGTATGATACAATGATCGAAAATACGCGCAAACTAAGCGAAGCGGGGATGTTCATTTCCGCGGAGTCGATGATCAATTACCGGACGCACGAGAAGCTGCCGCAAATCCACCGGATGATCGTGGAGATGGGCTGCCGGAGGCATGAGGTTCACCCGATGTATGCGGCCGATTTTGCCGAAGGTCTGCCGGTGTTGGCGCTCACGGAAATGCGCAAGGCGATACATAAGCTGCTGGATGAGCGGGACCCGTCGGTTTGGATGCTGTTCGGGACTTTGCCGTTTTTTGCGTGCAGCGATGGTGAAGATGATCTTGAGCTATTGCGGCGCTTGCGGAAAGAACCCAACGTCACGGTCCGCAACGACCCGGACGGCCGGAATCGCGTGAATGTGAACATGTTTACGGGCGATGTTTACGTCACGGATTTTGCGGCCATTCCGGCGTTCGGCAATGTGAAGGAAGGCCGTTTGGACGACATTTTCGCCAAATGGCAAACGGAGCATCCGCTAAACCAGACGGTGAATTGCCATTGCGATGCCGCCGGCTGCTGCGGTCCCAATCTGCTTGTCGCCGATATGTACTACAAAAATATCGACTTTAAAGCCCGCCAAGCGATAACTCTATAG
- a CDS encoding HD-GYP domain-containing protein, whose protein sequence is MRLIPVGSLQAGMKLGKKIYNEDGVVLLSENAELTDAIIRRLKSHGLDFVYIADPRTDDVVVNDMIEDETRRHALSEIRTQFRNWATPAVKGVVYPYLGKKFTGVIESILDDLSARNDAMIMMMNINSMDHYLYRHSLNVCVYTLLLGQIHGYSKDELTMLGLGAMLHDVGKTKLPLSLLNKPSRLTDEEFKQIQLHPELGFKMLKDEPGIPLISAHCAYQHHEKIDGSGYPRGLRGEEIHEFARWIAITDAYDAMTTHRVYRKAMLPHQALEVLYAGCGDWYEKSKLEVFRDRVAIYPLGMTVKLSTGESGVVVKINGHMPQRPVVRVLTDPLGAELKSPFEIDLSVQFAVVITEIDGMGMVIKS, encoded by the coding sequence ATGCGGTTGATACCCGTCGGCTCGCTGCAGGCCGGAATGAAATTAGGCAAAAAGATTTATAATGAGGACGGGGTCGTTCTTCTCTCCGAAAATGCTGAGCTTACCGATGCGATTATTCGGCGTCTTAAGTCCCACGGGCTGGATTTCGTCTACATTGCGGATCCGCGTACGGATGATGTCGTTGTCAATGACATGATCGAGGATGAAACGCGGCGGCATGCGCTCTCGGAGATCCGGACCCAGTTTCGCAATTGGGCGACCCCGGCCGTCAAAGGTGTGGTATATCCCTATTTGGGAAAAAAGTTTACCGGCGTCATCGAGTCGATTCTCGACGATCTCAGCGCCAGAAACGACGCCATGATTATGATGATGAACATCAACAGCATGGATCATTACCTGTATCGTCATTCCTTGAACGTATGCGTGTATACGCTGCTGCTCGGACAAATTCACGGGTACAGCAAAGACGAGCTGACGATGCTTGGCCTGGGGGCGATGCTGCATGACGTGGGCAAAACAAAGCTGCCGTTGTCGCTGCTGAACAAGCCCTCCCGGCTGACCGACGAGGAGTTCAAGCAGATTCAGCTGCACCCGGAGCTGGGCTTTAAAATGCTTAAGGATGAGCCGGGCATTCCTTTGATTTCGGCGCATTGCGCTTATCAGCACCATGAGAAGATAGACGGCAGCGGTTATCCGCGGGGGCTGCGGGGCGAGGAGATCCATGAGTTTGCCCGCTGGATTGCGATTACGGACGCTTACGACGCCATGACGACGCACCGCGTCTACCGCAAGGCGATGCTGCCGCATCAGGCGCTCGAGGTACTGTACGCCGGATGCGGGGATTGGTACGAAAAATCGAAGCTGGAGGTTTTCCGCGACCGGGTGGCGATTTATCCGTTAGGCATGACCGTGAAGTTAAGTACGGGCGAAAGCGGCGTTGTGGTGAAAATTAACGGGCATATGCCGCAGCGTCCGGTGGTGCGGGTTTTAACCGATCCGCTGGGCGCGGAATTGAAATCGCCCTTTGAAATTGATTTGTCCGTTCAATTCGCCGTGGTGATTACGGAGATTGACGGGATGGGAATGGTGATAAAATCATGA
- a CDS encoding undecaprenyl-diphosphate phosphatase, giving the protein MSFIVAIVLAIVEGLTEFIPVSSTGHMILTAKLFGYDDQSPEMKTFEIVIQLGAILAMAWVYRERILDLLGLSQKVKTVDPDAPSRRLNLLHVFLGILPALLVGYVFRDFIKSLFSSSTVLWALVAGGVFMLFAEWFSKRKAKITAPDIDRLTYKQALLIGVYQCISVLWPGFSRSGSTIAGGMLSGLSYRAASDFSFLIAIPIMCAVSGYEMLDSYRYLTSDTLGYFLVGFIVAFIVAYVVIVAFFKLIQKIRLRHFAYYRFILAALFWIFIMR; this is encoded by the coding sequence ATGAGTTTTATCGTCGCGATTGTTTTAGCTATTGTGGAAGGCCTGACGGAGTTTATTCCCGTATCGTCGACCGGACATATGATCCTGACGGCCAAGCTGTTCGGCTACGACGATCAGTCGCCGGAGATGAAAACATTCGAGATCGTCATCCAGCTTGGGGCCATTTTGGCGATGGCCTGGGTTTACCGGGAGCGGATTCTGGATTTGCTTGGCCTGAGCCAAAAGGTAAAGACCGTCGACCCGGACGCTCCGTCACGGAGGCTGAATTTGCTGCATGTCTTTTTGGGGATTTTGCCGGCGCTTCTCGTCGGATATGTGTTCCGGGACTTCATCAAAAGCCTGTTCAGCTCTTCCACGGTATTGTGGGCCTTGGTCGCAGGCGGCGTTTTTATGCTGTTTGCCGAATGGTTCTCCAAACGCAAGGCGAAGATTACGGCGCCGGATATCGATCGGCTTACGTACAAGCAGGCTTTACTGATCGGCGTGTACCAATGCATCTCCGTACTGTGGCCGGGCTTCTCGCGTTCCGGCTCCACGATTGCGGGCGGCATGCTCAGCGGGCTGAGCTACCGGGCGGCGTCGGATTTTTCGTTCCTGATCGCCATTCCGATCATGTGCGCGGTTTCGGGTTACGAAATGCTCGATTCTTACCGATATTTAACTTCAGATACGCTGGGCTATTTTTTGGTCGGGTTTATCGTGGCTTTTATCGTTGCGTATGTGGTGATCGTGGCCTTTTTTAAGCTGATCCAAAAAATCCGGCTTCGCCACTTCGCTTACTATCGCTTTATTCTTGCCGCGCTATTCTGGATTTTTATTATGCGCTAA
- a CDS encoding bifunctional metallophosphatase/5'-nucleotidase, with amino-acid sequence MPEMDQDTLTILYTNDIHSHFDAMERIAAMIDELRAHAPGPTLLLDIGDHMDRSAVETEGTMGRANVDVLNLTGYDAVTIGNNEGLTFTPGQLEQAYAELKSPVVCGNILDKATGRPPAWMHRRLIVQKGGFTIGLVAATAAFAEFYDLLGLGALDPRETIAEDVRQLRGQVDLVIVMSHLGVTLDRELAATVPGIDLILGGHTHHLLETPEPIGSAMITAAGKFGRYLGKIVVRKNPPGQGRPLQIGGVCLEVGDGPKQGRVQAAIARNLAAAKERLSRTVAVAERSLPIEYGAESPFGNLLAQAVRRYTGSELSIVNSGQLLSGLPAGEISAGMLHERCPSPINPCRMKLSGEDILYSLEQSLLDEMKEKVIFGYGFRGKVLGSICVDGMEILYNPDAPPFRRIVEARVAGKPVEARRTYDVGTLDMFSFGVGYERLKNGSDMRFMLPDFLRDLLRLELQTDGAAENCFQKRWKKVE; translated from the coding sequence ATGCCGGAGATGGACCAGGACACATTAACGATACTTTATACGAACGATATACATAGCCATTTCGACGCCATGGAGCGCATCGCCGCCATGATCGATGAATTGCGGGCCCATGCGCCCGGCCCTACGCTCCTTCTCGATATCGGCGATCATATGGACCGTTCCGCCGTGGAAACCGAAGGGACGATGGGGCGGGCCAACGTCGACGTGCTGAACCTGACGGGCTACGATGCCGTGACGATCGGCAACAATGAAGGGCTGACGTTTACCCCCGGCCAGCTTGAACAAGCATATGCGGAATTGAAAAGCCCTGTCGTGTGCGGCAACATTCTGGATAAAGCGACCGGACGTCCGCCGGCCTGGATGCACAGACGGCTGATTGTGCAAAAAGGCGGGTTTACGATCGGCCTTGTTGCGGCGACGGCCGCTTTTGCCGAGTTTTATGACCTGCTGGGCCTAGGCGCACTCGATCCGCGGGAGACGATTGCCGAGGACGTGCGGCAGCTTCGCGGCCAAGTGGACCTCGTTATCGTCATGTCCCACCTGGGGGTGACGCTGGACCGCGAACTGGCGGCGACGGTACCGGGGATCGACCTGATTTTGGGCGGACATACGCATCACTTGCTGGAGACGCCCGAGCCCATCGGCTCGGCGATGATTACGGCGGCGGGTAAATTCGGCCGTTATTTGGGAAAGATCGTCGTCCGCAAAAATCCGCCGGGCCAGGGCCGGCCTTTGCAAATCGGCGGCGTTTGCCTCGAAGTGGGGGACGGGCCCAAGCAAGGGCGGGTGCAAGCGGCGATTGCCCGCAACCTGGCCGCAGCCAAAGAACGGTTAAGCCGCACGGTGGCCGTCGCGGAGCGAAGCCTGCCTATAGAATACGGCGCGGAATCTCCGTTCGGGAATCTGCTCGCGCAAGCGGTCCGGAGGTATACGGGCAGCGAGCTGTCGATCGTGAACAGCGGACAGCTGCTGTCCGGCCTTCCCGCGGGCGAAATTAGCGCGGGGATGCTGCATGAACGGTGCCCGTCGCCCATTAACCCCTGCAGAATGAAGCTGAGCGGGGAGGACATCCTTTACAGCCTGGAGCAATCGCTATTGGATGAAATGAAGGAAAAGGTCATTTTCGGATATGGTTTCCGGGGGAAAGTGCTGGGGAGCATTTGCGTCGACGGCATGGAAATCCTCTATAATCCGGACGCCCCTCCCTTCCGGCGGATCGTAGAGGCCCGCGTGGCGGGAAAGCCCGTGGAAGCCCGGAGAACCTACGATGTCGGAACGCTGGATATGTTTTCGTTCGGCGTCGGCTACGAGCGGCTGAAAAACGGAAGCGATATGCGGTTCATGCTCCCCGATTTCCTCCGCGATTTGCTGCGGCTGGAGCTGCAAACGGACGGCGCGGCGGAAAATTGTTTTCAGAAGCGATGGAAAAAAGTAGAATAA